TCCAATATCCAAATCGTAAGGCAacacaccatcaactctattggcaTGTATTGTCCACCTCGGATTTATGTAATACGGGGGAATTTTCGAAACCTGTTTTTTAGTGAAGACCGCCAATAGGTGTCTACAGGATAGCCCCAATGTTTAAGCATTCTACACGTACACATTCCCAAAAAGCCTGCTTTCTCGAATGCCACAAAATAAACATTTCTTCTCGTAGGCTCGGTCATGGGCCTATAACAACTATAGTACGTATAAACATCCCCCATTCTCTCCCCTTCTTCACTAGCTCGTCGGTCTTTTTCAACAAAATATTTTGAAAACTCAACCAATTCATCTTGAAAACTTCTAAACATTTCCTTAGTGTAGATACAAGAAGCATGATACTCCAATGTGGTATGCAATTTCATGGGACGTTTTAGATTAATGGTGAAATAATCTTCTTCCTTCTCCCTCATGAATTGCCTTGCCAATGCTTTTTGGGCATTTTCAATGAATTCCTTCAAACCCGTTGCCGAACTCACATACTTATCAAAGAAAGAATTCATCCCCTCACTCCTCGATGTACTATTTTGAAACGCCGAAAATGTGTTTCTAGTATATGCAAGAATCCACTTGCGCTTCAACTCATATAACACATTTAACCATTTATACTCTTGCAAGTGATACTTTTCCACAAACGACGCCCATCTAGCCTCAAAATTACATTCGGTGAGAGATTTATAAATACAATGGTTGAAGTCCGTCTTGAATTCCGGAAAAGCCGAATAATAATGAGCTAATTTCTCGGGAATTTTTTGACTAATATGCCAAGAACACAATAAATGGGTAGTATTCGGGAGTACAACCGCAATAGCGCTTGCCATGGCTTGATCTTGATCCGTGATTATAGTCAATGGAGGCTTATTCCCCACACCTTCAAGCCAAGTACGAAGCATCCACTCAAAAGTCGACGCGTGTTCATCCCGCATCAATGCAAACCCGAAAATAACCGATTGATAATGATGATTGACTCCGGTAAATGGGACAAATGACATTGCATATCTATTTTTCCGATAAGTGGTATCAAAAGCCACAACATCGCCAAAATTTTGGTAGGCCATTATACATCTCGGATCAATACATACTAGACACTTCAAACGATTCTCTTCATCAACTTCGAtcctaataaaatatttagaaccACTTTCTTCATTCAACATATGCAACAAGTCCAACCCCGCTTGGGCGTCACTAATCTCAAACCTTTTCTTCCTCTCGTCTCTTAACTCATTCCTAACATGTTTAACATTGAAACCAACTTTATCATTAACTCCATGAATGTTACCAATCACATTCATCACTTGACAATTACGAACCCCCGAACCATAAAGCGTTTTAATCAAACTACGGGTCGTGGTGTTGACATGTCTTTCGCGTTGTACCAAATTCATCTTACTAGGGGAACAAGACTGTGGTTGTGTACCAATTCAAGGCTAGTTACCTCCCAAAGAcattttttcttttgataattgacaTACATCCTCACCTTGCACTCACTTTTAGGATAAACCTCTCTACGCCGTTTATTTTGACTACTCTCGGCGACGACACTTTTTCCATAAAATCATCTTCAACATATACAGGGGTTTTAGGTTCTTCACTAGTATTTAAATCATCAAGATGTAAACTATGATCAATAGCCTCTTTTTTTTCATTTTGACGTTTATGACGAAACATACGAGCAAATAATTTATCCGCCATGAAAATGTGAAATTTAGGACAAGAAATATACCTTGAATTTACAAAACTACTTGAATTTCTTGATGAAAATGCCCCAAAATCGCCTAAAATGTAAACTTGGAGAATAgattttttttggaaattttggtGTTTTTGTGTGATGGAATGAGGAGTTGTTAGGATGTTGGGGATAAGGAGGATAAAGAAGCAGTACCCAACCGCGGAAATTTTCCGCGGTCCGTCCTAACCGCGGAAAGTTTTAGCGGCCCGGCTGATCTCAGCCCTTCATCCCTCATCCAACTGCTGATAACCTGTTTATTAACATACGGTCTACAACTAACATACGGTCTACAACAAACAGTTATTGTAGACCCGTCCCCATCATGCATATGCGCTTGTTGTACAAACAACAAAATGCACAAAATTAATCCCCCCTAGATCCGGTCGTAATGGTTAGGGTAATGAAGTATGAACAAGACAAAAATGGTCCAGTAGGGGGTCCAAATTCACCAGCAGCTGCTGTTTAATGGTCCTGGTACCAACGTTGGCCAAGGGCCTTATGCCATTACCCCCTTGTGCATTTCTCATGGGCTGAAATGTGACTTGAAATTGAAACAACCATTTGTTTCAATTGTGACTTCCAAGTCAATGTTTATGTCAAGCCTTCCTAGATATTTATATTTGATAATACTGCACGTTCTGTTCAAAATAATACTCCTATGTTCCGAGTGTTTTTCCTTTTAGAGCAGACTCTTCTATAGACTGCATATCGTTAATAGTTAGAGAATAGAAATACGCCAAGAGGTGCAAAGGGAAAATGAAAAAGAACTGGCTTGTACAATACATTGCAGTCTATACAAGAAAATATAGCATTTGAATGAATGGCTAATTTTACATTTCCAATGTGTGCTATAAAGCATTTTAGTCTTTAGAGTTTAGATAACTAAATCCGAAACTTTAAGATTATACTGTAATACGATATTTTCTTTTTCACTTTTACTGACCAAGAAATATGATGGTAATTATTAACAAGTGATATGTCGGCAGAAAATATTACGTAGTCTATTTAGTCATTTTCTCAAATTCAATGCATTGCACAAGTACCTCAAGGAAGATGATAATATCAACAGAAATATAAAACAATAAAGACAAATGTACTTCCAATTTTTTTAAACTTACAATCTCATTTAAATTTACTAAAGATTGAACACAACCTCCAAAACTTTGTGCATTTTTTAACTTTTGTTATTGGTTCTACACctgattttgtttttttttcctGCAAAACGTTATCGTGCACATATTCTTACAATGCTTCCTTACTAgagaaaaaatatattatatactGTAAAAACTAAAAACTAGCATGTGGTTTTCTGCATTTCAACTGTATTACAATATAATAAATACAAGTCTTTAGAGCAAGCTATTAGCCATCTGCATGGTGTACATAATTACAAGTAATGGGATCCAGGACTATTTTTCCTTTGTTTTACAAGTATAATCAGAATGCAACAATTCATTCATATTAGACTATCAAATTAAAGCTTTCAACTTTTGCCAAAATGtaaattatatgtatatatacactGTAATGCGTTCTAGAAGGGGCTAAAAAATCTCCTTCCAAATGAATTAGAAACCAAAGAAAAAACATCTGATTACAAATAAGAACATGAGACGTTCAATAAAACTGCGCACACCGCTCTACAAGGGTGTAAAGAATTAAAATACAAAATACTTCTTAGAAATATCATCGTATGGTCATATGATTATTTACATTACAAATTTAACTTGATGGCCAGATGAACAAAACTTTCAACCTGACTTTCTACAGGGACAAACTTCCCAGCTATCTTCCTACAAAGAATGCTACCGAAAGTGACAGAAAATAATTGAAAACTACAAAACAAGACGCACCGCACCCTTGAATAAAAAGATACCCCTGCCCCTGTGCTAGTGAAATCTTAACGAACAAATCCAATAGATTAATTATACAAAATGGGCAGGTATGAAAGGAAACAATATAGAACCGTAAAAAAGAAAGGATGCACAACATATAGTATGTCCTCCAAGTATATTCAAGTTTTTGTACCTTGCAGATGTAAGAAAAGCATGC
The sequence above is drawn from the Apium graveolens cultivar Ventura chromosome 2, ASM990537v1, whole genome shotgun sequence genome and encodes:
- the LOC141691204 gene encoding protein FAR1-RELATED SEQUENCE 5-like, producing the protein MNVIGNIHGVNDKVGFNVKHVRNELRDERKKRFEISDAQAGLDLLHMLNEESGSKYFIRIEVDEENRLKCLVCIDPRCIMAYQNFGDVVAFDTTYRKNRYAMSFVPFTGVNHHYQSVIFGFALMRDEHASTFEWMLRTWLEGVGNKPPLTIITDQDQAMASAIAVVLPNTTHLLCSWHISQKIPEKLAHYYSAFPEFKTDFNHCIYKSLTECNFEARWASFVEKYHLQEYKWLNVLYELKRKWILAYTRNTFSAFQNSTSRSEGMNSFFDKYVSSATGLKEFIENAQKALARQFMREKEEDYFTINLKRPMKLHTTLEYHASCIYTKEMFRSFQDELVEFSKYFVEKDRRASEEGERMGDVYTYYSCYRPMTEPTRRNVYFVAFEKAGFLGMCTCRMLKHWGYPVDTYWRSSLKNSIASKERYDYVVGVMNREIPILERMSVDGIKSYESNSHAPNASAHEEPILDPIMSQTKGRKKDVRFKSPIESIGKKEKPPRKCTYCQMEGYDKRKCASRLEDLKNDQELQYN